One genomic segment of Trichococcus shcherbakoviae includes these proteins:
- the cysS gene encoding cysteine--tRNA ligase, translating into MLKIYNTLTREKEEFQPIQKNKVGMYVCGPTVYNYIHIGNARSTVAFDTVRRYLEYRGYDVNFVSNFTDVDDKIIRAAKELGISAKEVAEKFIAAFYEDTAALHVEKATLNPRVMENIPDIIAFIGELIEKGYAYAADGDVYYRTGKFKDYGKLSDQSIKDLIVGASERLDAEENIKKEDQLDFALWKEAKPDEVSWESPWGPGRPGWHIECSVMATKYLGDTIDIHGGGHDLTFPHHENEIAQSEAKTGKTFANYWMHNGFVTIGEDAEKMSKSLGNFVTVHDILKEVDPQVLRFFLGTAHYRRPVKYSDKAIEEAKINLDKVKIAYQNAHYRLQDAVAALPDDAEKLALFQNLQEQFVTEMDDDFQADNAMTIVYQFAKELNIYAEGEAVSEAVITKALALYKAMAGVFGVVLEEEALLDDDIQTLIDERTQARTDKNFARSDEIRDYLKDQGIILDDTSQGTRWRRA; encoded by the coding sequence ATGTTAAAAATCTACAATACCCTGACGCGCGAAAAAGAAGAGTTCCAACCGATCCAAAAGAATAAGGTGGGCATGTACGTCTGCGGTCCGACCGTCTACAACTACATCCATATCGGCAACGCGCGCAGCACAGTGGCTTTCGATACCGTCCGCCGCTATCTGGAATACCGCGGCTATGACGTGAATTTCGTTTCGAACTTCACCGACGTGGACGACAAGATCATCCGCGCGGCAAAAGAGCTGGGCATTTCCGCGAAGGAAGTCGCTGAAAAGTTCATCGCAGCCTTCTATGAAGACACAGCGGCGCTGCACGTCGAAAAAGCGACGCTGAATCCGCGCGTGATGGAAAACATCCCGGACATCATCGCCTTCATCGGCGAATTGATCGAAAAAGGCTATGCCTATGCGGCTGATGGCGACGTCTATTACCGCACCGGCAAGTTCAAGGACTACGGCAAATTGAGCGATCAATCGATCAAAGATCTGATCGTCGGCGCCAGCGAACGCTTGGATGCTGAAGAGAACATCAAGAAAGAGGATCAGCTCGATTTCGCGCTTTGGAAAGAAGCGAAGCCGGATGAAGTTTCCTGGGAATCGCCTTGGGGTCCGGGACGTCCGGGCTGGCATATCGAATGCTCCGTGATGGCGACCAAATACTTGGGCGACACCATCGATATCCACGGCGGCGGCCATGACCTGACTTTCCCGCACCACGAAAACGAAATCGCCCAGAGCGAAGCTAAAACCGGCAAAACTTTCGCGAACTACTGGATGCACAACGGCTTCGTCACGATCGGCGAAGACGCTGAAAAGATGAGCAAGTCGCTCGGGAACTTCGTGACGGTGCATGATATCCTGAAGGAAGTCGATCCGCAGGTGCTGCGTTTCTTCCTCGGAACAGCGCACTACCGCCGTCCTGTCAAGTACAGCGACAAAGCCATCGAAGAAGCCAAGATCAACCTGGATAAGGTCAAAATCGCCTATCAGAACGCCCATTACCGCCTGCAGGATGCCGTTGCGGCACTGCCGGACGATGCGGAAAAACTGGCTTTGTTCCAGAATCTGCAGGAACAGTTCGTTACCGAAATGGACGACGATTTCCAGGCGGACAACGCCATGACGATCGTTTACCAGTTCGCCAAGGAATTGAACATCTACGCAGAAGGCGAAGCCGTTTCTGAAGCGGTCATCACCAAAGCGTTGGCTTTGTACAAAGCGATGGCCGGCGTATTCGGCGTCGTGCTGGAGGAAGAGGCTTTGTTGGATGATGACATCCAAACACTGATCGATGAACGGACGCAAGCCCGAACAGACAAAAATTTCGCCCGCAGTGATGAAATCCGCGATTACCTGAAAGATCAGGGCATCATCCTGGATGACACTTCGCAGGGCACTAGATGGAGAAGAGCATAG
- the epsC gene encoding serine O-acetyltransferase EpsC gives MNRLRETIQTIKDHDPAARSTLEVVLTYPGLHAILIYDIAHFFYKRKWYTFSRVISHLGRFLTGIEIHPGATIGHRLFIDHGMGIVIGETAEVGDDVMIYHGVTLGGTGKDTGKRHPTIGNNVLLSAHVQVLGPIKIGDNAKIGASAVVVSEIPPDVTAVGIPAKIVRYHKL, from the coding sequence TTGAATAGATTACGCGAAACAATTCAAACCATAAAAGATCATGATCCGGCTGCGAGGAGTACGTTGGAAGTCGTTCTGACGTACCCGGGGTTACATGCCATCCTTATATATGATATCGCTCATTTTTTTTATAAGCGAAAATGGTATACCTTCAGCCGGGTGATTTCGCATCTCGGGCGTTTCTTAACCGGAATCGAAATCCATCCCGGAGCGACGATCGGACATCGCTTGTTCATCGACCACGGCATGGGGATCGTCATCGGGGAAACAGCCGAAGTCGGCGATGATGTCATGATTTACCATGGCGTGACGCTGGGGGGCACCGGGAAAGACACCGGCAAACGCCATCCCACCATCGGGAACAACGTGCTGTTGTCCGCCCATGTGCAGGTGTTGGGGCCGATCAAAATCGGCGACAATGCCAAAATCGGGGCATCGGCTGTCGTCGTCAGCGAAATACCGCCTGATGTCACAGCGGTCGGCATACCCGCAAAAATCGTCCGTTACCATAAGCTGTAA
- the gltX gene encoding glutamate--tRNA ligase, producing the protein MTKKIRVRYAPSPTGNLHIGNARTALFNYLFARHNDGEFIIRTEDTDQKRNLEHGEESQLQNLAWLGMDWDEGPDKPGKYGPYRQSERQHIYDPLVDQLLLSNRAYKCYCNEEELETEREQQRARGEMPHYGGKCANLTPSQQAEKEAQGITPVIRFRVPIENTYTFDDIVKGPITFEASSVGGDYIIRKRDGFPTYNFAVAVDDHMMAITHVLRGDDHIANTPKQMMIYEAFDWKIPTFGHMTLIINSETGKKLSKRDETILQFIEQYKDLGYLPEAMFNFITLLGWSPVGEDEIFSKEDLIKMFDPERLSKSPAAFDQKKLEWINNQYMKSADLDAIVTLAAPHLVAAGKLPENPSEADSEYAKKLIGLYHEQMSYAAEIVDLSEMFFADEINLDAEAQEIMAAETAPTVLAAFKEQLVAIEPFEEAEILGAIKAVQKETKIKGKNLYMAIRVAVSGQMHGPEIGKTIEVLGREKSLAHLNSVLEKM; encoded by the coding sequence ATGACAAAGAAAATCCGCGTACGTTATGCACCAAGCCCAACCGGTAACCTGCATATCGGAAACGCCCGTACAGCATTGTTCAACTACCTGTTTGCCCGCCATAACGACGGCGAGTTCATCATCCGCACCGAAGACACGGACCAAAAACGCAACCTTGAACACGGCGAAGAAAGCCAACTGCAAAACTTGGCATGGTTAGGGATGGACTGGGATGAAGGTCCGGACAAACCAGGTAAATACGGCCCGTATCGTCAATCCGAAAGACAGCATATCTACGATCCGTTGGTCGATCAACTGCTTCTTTCCAACCGCGCCTACAAGTGCTACTGCAACGAGGAAGAGTTGGAAACGGAACGCGAACAGCAAAGAGCACGCGGCGAAATGCCTCATTACGGCGGCAAATGCGCAAACTTGACGCCTTCCCAACAAGCTGAAAAAGAAGCACAAGGCATCACGCCGGTCATCCGTTTCCGTGTGCCAATCGAAAACACCTACACATTCGATGATATCGTCAAAGGACCAATCACATTCGAAGCCAGTAGCGTCGGCGGGGACTACATCATCCGCAAACGCGACGGTTTCCCGACCTATAATTTTGCAGTTGCGGTAGATGATCATATGATGGCCATCACCCATGTCCTGCGCGGGGATGATCACATCGCCAATACACCAAAACAAATGATGATCTATGAAGCTTTCGATTGGAAGATACCTACTTTCGGGCATATGACGTTGATCATCAACAGCGAAACAGGCAAAAAACTGAGCAAACGCGATGAAACGATCCTTCAGTTCATCGAACAATACAAAGACTTGGGCTACCTGCCGGAAGCGATGTTCAACTTCATCACGTTGTTGGGCTGGTCACCGGTCGGAGAAGATGAGATCTTCTCGAAAGAAGATCTGATCAAGATGTTCGATCCGGAACGCCTGAGCAAATCTCCAGCCGCCTTCGACCAGAAGAAACTGGAATGGATCAACAACCAATACATGAAGAGCGCCGACCTGGATGCAATCGTAACTTTGGCCGCACCGCACTTGGTGGCTGCCGGCAAATTGCCGGAAAACCCGAGCGAAGCCGACAGCGAATATGCGAAGAAACTGATCGGTCTGTACCACGAGCAAATGAGCTATGCTGCTGAGATCGTTGACCTATCGGAAATGTTCTTCGCTGATGAAATCAACCTGGACGCAGAAGCGCAGGAAATCATGGCTGCCGAAACAGCGCCGACCGTGCTTGCCGCATTCAAGGAACAATTGGTTGCCATCGAGCCGTTCGAAGAAGCCGAAATTCTGGGAGCCATCAAGGCAGTCCAAAAAGAAACCAAGATCAAAGGCAAGAACCTTTATATGGCTATCCGTGTCGCCGTCAGCGGCCAAATGCACGGGCCTGAAATTGGTAAGACCATCGAAGTGCTGGGCAGAGAGAAGAGCTTGGCCCACCTGAACAGCGTATTGGAAAAGATGTAG
- a CDS encoding PIN/TRAM domain-containing protein, producing MKRKIITAVFLMVGGSAGITALPYLWELAGIRNNLFNNVFVNFGVGALIFYLLSFLLMKLILDIIQKIENYFSTLSVSYMLFGSIGTIIGLVLAWLIGIPLTSLRIPVINDVLPAILSLILAYFGFRVGTTRIEEFRKLFAPKPKKQEETQMLDRKADDTFRKYKILDTSVIIDGRIYDIAKTGFLEGVIVIPNFVLRELQYIADSSDSLKRVRGRRGLDILNKLQKEEDIVVESYDGEFEEIPEVDSKLIRLAKLIDGIVITNDYNLNKVCEFQNVPVLNINALANAVKPVVIPGEYMVVTVIKVGTERNQGVAYLDDGTMIVVEEGQHYMNETIEVVVTSALQTAAGRMIFAKPAHSQKGIK from the coding sequence TTGAAACGGAAAATCATTACGGCCGTCTTCCTGATGGTGGGCGGCAGCGCTGGTATCACAGCACTGCCTTACCTGTGGGAATTAGCGGGCATACGAAACAATCTTTTCAACAATGTTTTTGTTAATTTTGGGGTTGGAGCACTTATATTTTATTTATTGTCATTCTTATTGATGAAATTGATTTTGGACATCATACAAAAGATAGAAAATTATTTCAGCACCTTATCGGTCAGCTACATGCTGTTCGGTTCGATCGGAACGATCATCGGGCTTGTGTTGGCTTGGCTGATCGGCATCCCATTGACATCACTGAGGATTCCGGTCATCAACGATGTGCTGCCGGCTATTTTGTCCTTGATCTTGGCTTACTTCGGATTCCGTGTGGGGACTACCCGGATCGAAGAATTCCGTAAACTGTTCGCGCCGAAACCGAAAAAGCAGGAAGAAACACAGATGCTCGACCGCAAAGCGGATGATACTTTCCGCAAATACAAGATTTTGGATACGAGCGTCATCATCGACGGCCGCATCTACGACATCGCCAAAACCGGCTTCCTGGAAGGCGTCATCGTCATCCCGAACTTCGTTTTGCGAGAACTGCAGTATATCGCGGATTCCTCCGACAGCCTGAAGCGCGTCAGGGGCAGACGGGGATTGGACATCCTGAACAAACTCCAAAAAGAAGAGGACATCGTCGTGGAAAGCTACGACGGCGAATTCGAAGAGATTCCTGAAGTCGACAGCAAGCTGATCCGTTTGGCAAAACTGATCGACGGCATCGTCATCACGAACGACTATAACCTGAACAAAGTCTGCGAGTTCCAAAATGTTCCGGTATTGAACATCAATGCCTTGGCAAATGCCGTGAAGCCGGTCGTCATACCCGGTGAATACATGGTCGTCACCGTCATCAAAGTCGGAACGGAACGCAATCAAGGGGTGGCTTATCTGGATGACGGCACGATGATCGTCGTCGAAGAGGGACAGCATTACATGAACGAGACGATCGAAGTCGTCGTCACGAGCGCCTTGCAGACAGCTGCCGGCCGCATGATCTTTGCGAAGCCTGCGCATTCACAAAAAGGCATCAAATAG